Genomic DNA from Candidatus Krumholzibacteriia bacterium:
GTAGATGATCCCGACATCGGCGAAGGCCGAGTTCACCGTGAAGTCGCCGAGACCGATGTTCATGTAGTTCACGGTCAGCCCGGCCGAGAACTTGTCGGTGAAGAAGCGCGAATAGGTCAGGCCCAGAGTGGCCATGCCCGAGTCGAACTCCTCGCCGTTGCCGTCGGGCTCGAAGGCCGTCCGCACGATCTGCGGGTCCATCCACACCGCGCGCCCGCTCACCGCAAAGGTGCCCGGGATACTGCGTGGGTTGAACACGAACGCCCCGTACGTCAGGTTGATGTCGGCCGGCCACTCGACCTGGCTGAACATCACCTGGCTGTCGCGCACGCTCACGATGCCCGCCGGGTTCCAGTAGACGGCCTCGGCGTTGTCGCCGACCGCGGTGTAGGCCGAGCCCATGGCCGTGGCCCTCGCGCTGACGCCGACCTTCAGGAACTGCGCGCCGAAGGTCCCGACCTTCGCGAAGATCTCCGCCGCGTGGACGGCCGGCGCGACCCCGATCGAAAGGCCGGCGCCGACGGCCAGGGCCAACAGTGTCTTGCGCAGCTTCATCGAACTGACCTCCGCTCTGCGCGAGCGATTCGCGGACCCGCGGGCCCGACGCTTGCACGACTCCATCATCATCGAACCACCACGAAGCGCCCGATGACCCGTTCGAAATCAGGGTCCGAGGACTCGACGGAATAGAGATACACGCCGCTGACGATCTCCTGACCGTTCCGCGACACGAGGTTCCAGAACGCGGACCCGCCGGTGTTGCTGAAGCCCTCACTGCCTTCCCGGCCGAAGGCGGTGCCATCGTGGTCGATGGTCTGCACGAGATCGCCGGCCAGGGTGTAGATCTTGATCGTGTTCCGGGCCTGCGGAAGGTTCGCGAACATCACGCGCACCCCCGTGGGGTCGTCCTCGTTCGGGCTGAACTGGCTG
This window encodes:
- a CDS encoding PorV/PorQ family protein; protein product: MKLRKTLLALAVGAGLSIGVAPAVHAAEIFAKVGTFGAQFLKVGVSARATAMGSAYTAVGDNAEAVYWNPAGIVSVRDSQVMFSQVEWPADINLTYGAFVFNPRSIPGTFAVSGRAVWMDPQIVRTAFEPDGNGEEFDSGMATLGLTYSRFFTDKFSAGLTVNYMNIGLGDFTVNSAFADVGIIYRIGIRGMKIGMSINSLGSEITFDERPARLPTMFKVGFAFEPIRVGNQRVIASSEFSHPVDNAERANFGLEYNMNDVMFLRGGYNLNYDTDGLAAGAGFRVNTGSRSWVNLDYSWVDMDALGNVHRVTMSITY